A region of Reichenbachiella carrageenanivorans DNA encodes the following proteins:
- a CDS encoding Wzz/FepE/Etk N-terminal domain-containing protein: MAEEKEHKIIQDDEIDLVELAKTIWAGRRFIAKVAGVFALIGLIIAFTSPVEYEASSKLLPESQEGQMPNMGGLAGLAGLAGVDLSSMGGAGSGVLTPQLYPEIVNSLPFILEVMNDTVYFEQLDLHTTSFHYFKEVETPTLLGYVMKYTIGLPGTIKKAFSAEEIIKENTSPFYRLSKKDWGIIEKFKERISIEIDAETGILGVTVEMPDPYAAAQIAKKIELMVTEAVIKYKTDKSLENLEFIQGTYEEAKNKFEKIQYKLARATDRNMNVTSATGQIELKNIEQEYEITFDVYKGLSTQVEQAKIQLKEQTPVFTVLEPVRIPEDKSQPKRSIILLLFTFVGFGIGGILCLILKKT, encoded by the coding sequence ATGGCAGAGGAAAAAGAACATAAAATCATACAAGACGACGAAATCGATCTAGTAGAACTAGCCAAAACCATTTGGGCTGGACGACGATTCATTGCCAAAGTCGCTGGCGTATTTGCTCTCATCGGTTTGATCATTGCATTTACCAGCCCCGTAGAGTACGAAGCCTCTAGCAAATTACTCCCCGAAAGTCAGGAAGGACAAATGCCAAATATGGGAGGACTTGCAGGTCTTGCAGGACTCGCAGGGGTAGATTTGAGTAGCATGGGAGGTGCGGGATCTGGCGTACTCACTCCGCAGCTCTACCCTGAAATTGTAAACAGCCTGCCTTTTATTTTAGAGGTGATGAATGATACCGTATATTTCGAGCAACTTGACCTACACACCACTTCGTTTCATTACTTCAAGGAAGTAGAAACGCCTACCCTTCTAGGCTATGTCATGAAGTATACCATAGGCCTGCCAGGCACCATCAAAAAAGCATTTTCTGCTGAGGAAATAATCAAAGAAAACACTTCTCCTTTTTATCGATTGTCAAAAAAAGACTGGGGCATCATTGAGAAATTCAAAGAGCGCATTTCGATTGAAATAGATGCCGAAACGGGTATATTAGGGGTTACTGTTGAAATGCCCGACCCCTACGCGGCAGCACAGATTGCTAAAAAAATTGAACTGATGGTTACAGAAGCCGTCATCAAATACAAAACGGATAAATCTTTAGAAAACCTTGAGTTTATACAAGGGACATACGAAGAAGCGAAAAATAAATTCGAAAAAATTCAATACAAACTAGCCCGTGCTACCGACCGAAACATGAATGTGACCTCTGCTACTGGTCAAATCGAATTGAAAAATATAGAACAGGAGTATGAGATTACTTTTGATGTTTATAAAGGACTGTCTACACAGGTAGAGCAGGCTAAAATACAATTGAAGGAACAAACGCCTGTGTTTACAGTATTAGAGCCTGTAAGGATACCTGAAGACAAAAGTCAACCAAAGCGAAGCATAATTTTATTGCTTTTTACGTTTGTGGGGTTTGGCATTGGAGGCATTCTATGCCTAATATTGAAAAAAACATAA
- a CDS encoding SLBB domain-containing protein — MRRILLSILLLAISLGQFTTVQGQSAADLQNLQNIDIDNLTPDQMSQLIQKLESSGMSEEQLVQMAKMRGMSDTDITKLRGKILQAQASESTSPAMSGARTRTNPMEGDAQVEQLMSPMESINSAKNGIDDSLKIYDQGLEVFGLKFFRASKLTFEPNLNVPSPANYTLGPGDELYIDIWGASEQNYQVTVSPEGSIRVPSIGPIFVNGLKMEEAKTKIIARLKKIYSTIGRSSFADVTLGQIRTISIHVIGQVHKPGTYSLTSFGTVFNALYNAGGPTINGSLRQIEVYRERELISTLDAYEFFIKGLGENTTLKDQDVVIVKPYINRVRFQGEIKRPAAYELKEGETFGDLLNFAGGFAKNAYSGTLNVIRAESNFRVVKSIAPEERSTFVMKNGDEIVVPTISTEFKSRVTIEGPVLNPGQYELTEGLTLVDLLKKADGLRGDTFMERAVIIRRNDDFSLSNLAFDPKKIIAGSDNMLLQNNDVIRFESIYSMREAYNITIEGEVLKPGTLGYAKDMTVEDMIYRSGGFKESAARSFVEVARRTHPDSTSDANKSAEIFNFPISKDLSLSAEASNFKLQPFDLVVIRKSPFFQEQEIVEVEGETKFPGKYSLERKDERISSLLERSGGLTNYAYAKGATLIRRTEYYKTPHNGNVRDAEGNIIADVKVDDDASEIRRQDLTYRFRKEGFSLSDSLEIFRQQEAIGINLEKIIESPGSKYDLILRKGDILSIPRLFQTVRVRGEVLYPSNIQHNKGSGFKHYISSAGGFDQRAKKSKSYAIYANGSAAQTQSFLWFRDYPQVEPGMEIVVPKKPEKQPLSPQAWVAMASSIATIALIVSQIVSK; from the coding sequence ATGAGGCGCATACTCTTAAGTATCTTACTATTAGCCATATCCCTAGGCCAGTTCACCACTGTACAGGGGCAAAGTGCTGCAGATTTACAAAATCTTCAGAACATAGATATAGACAATCTGACACCAGATCAGATGTCTCAATTAATCCAAAAACTAGAGTCTAGTGGCATGAGTGAAGAACAACTCGTACAGATGGCCAAAATGCGTGGCATGTCTGATACAGACATCACCAAGCTTCGCGGTAAAATTTTACAAGCACAAGCAAGTGAATCTACCAGCCCTGCCATGTCTGGCGCTAGAACCCGAACAAACCCCATGGAAGGAGATGCTCAAGTAGAGCAACTCATGTCTCCCATGGAGTCTATAAATAGCGCTAAAAATGGAATAGACGACTCACTAAAAATATATGACCAAGGACTAGAAGTATTTGGTTTGAAATTTTTCCGCGCGTCTAAATTGACTTTCGAACCCAACCTTAACGTGCCCAGTCCTGCCAACTACACCTTAGGGCCAGGAGATGAACTTTACATAGATATCTGGGGTGCTTCTGAGCAAAACTATCAAGTGACCGTATCTCCAGAAGGTTCAATCCGCGTACCGAGTATCGGACCCATTTTCGTGAATGGCTTGAAAATGGAAGAAGCCAAAACGAAGATCATTGCGCGACTCAAAAAAATATACAGTACCATCGGTAGAAGTTCTTTTGCCGATGTGACCTTAGGACAAATCCGAACCATCAGCATACATGTGATCGGACAGGTACACAAGCCCGGTACCTATAGCCTGACTTCTTTTGGTACTGTTTTCAATGCCTTGTACAATGCAGGAGGGCCTACCATCAATGGGTCGTTAAGACAAATTGAAGTTTATAGAGAAAGAGAATTGATATCTACCTTAGATGCTTATGAATTTTTTATCAAAGGGCTCGGCGAAAATACCACCCTAAAAGACCAAGATGTAGTGATTGTAAAGCCTTACATCAATCGTGTACGCTTCCAAGGAGAAATCAAAAGACCCGCGGCCTACGAGCTAAAAGAAGGCGAAACTTTTGGGGATCTACTCAACTTTGCTGGAGGTTTTGCTAAAAATGCCTATAGCGGCACGCTCAACGTCATTCGTGCTGAATCCAACTTCCGAGTAGTCAAATCCATTGCACCAGAAGAAAGAAGCACCTTTGTAATGAAAAACGGGGATGAAATCGTAGTCCCAACAATTTCCACAGAATTCAAAAGCCGCGTGACCATTGAGGGGCCTGTCCTAAACCCTGGTCAATATGAACTTACAGAAGGGTTGACTTTAGTCGACCTACTCAAAAAAGCTGATGGGCTAAGAGGTGATACTTTTATGGAACGTGCTGTAATCATTAGAAGAAACGACGATTTTTCTTTATCCAACCTGGCCTTCGACCCAAAAAAAATCATCGCCGGATCAGACAATATGCTTTTGCAAAACAATGATGTCATTCGATTCGAATCAATTTATTCTATGCGTGAGGCCTATAACATCACCATAGAAGGCGAAGTACTCAAACCTGGCACTTTAGGGTATGCCAAAGACATGACTGTAGAAGACATGATCTATCGCTCCGGTGGATTCAAAGAATCTGCTGCTCGCTCATTTGTAGAAGTAGCCCGGCGTACACATCCTGATAGTACAAGTGACGCCAACAAGTCTGCGGAGATTTTCAATTTCCCCATCAGCAAGGACTTGAGTTTATCAGCAGAGGCCTCAAATTTTAAGCTCCAACCTTTCGATTTAGTCGTTATTCGAAAAAGCCCTTTCTTTCAAGAGCAAGAAATCGTAGAAGTAGAAGGCGAAACCAAGTTTCCTGGTAAGTATTCCCTAGAAAGAAAAGATGAACGCATTTCTTCATTACTAGAAAGATCAGGAGGTTTGACCAACTACGCCTATGCCAAGGGTGCCACACTCATCCGTAGAACGGAATATTATAAAACCCCTCATAATGGAAATGTGAGAGATGCAGAAGGAAATATAATCGCTGATGTAAAGGTTGATGATGATGCCTCTGAAATCAGACGCCAAGATTTAACCTACCGATTCCGAAAAGAAGGCTTTTCATTGAGTGACAGTTTGGAAATATTTAGACAACAAGAAGCCATTGGTATTAACCTCGAAAAGATCATAGAATCTCCAGGCTCTAAATATGACTTGATTCTCAGAAAAGGAGATATTTTAAGTATCCCTCGTCTGTTTCAAACAGTACGTGTCCGAGGCGAAGTACTCTACCCTAGTAACATACAACACAACAAAGGCTCAGGCTTCAAACATTATATCTCTAGTGCTGGAGGGTTTGACCAACGTGCAAAAAAATCAAAGTCATATGCCATCTATGCCAATGGGTCTGCAGCTCAAACCCAAAGTTTCTTATGGTTTAGAGACTACCCGCAAGTAGAACCAGGCATGGAGATCGTAGTACCTAAAAAGCCCGAAAAACAACCACTAAGCCCACAAGCTTGGGTAGCCATGGCATCGAGCATAGCCACCATCGCATTGATCGTTAGTCAAATCGTTAGCAAATAA
- the cysQ gene encoding 3'(2'),5'-bisphosphate nucleotidase CysQ — protein sequence MNLSPLLEVAKVAAKNAAVEILEIYESGDFSIEAKADESPLTKADQASHLAIVAELEKTNLPILSEEGRDIPYEERKDWGYFWMIDPLDGTKEFIKRNGEFTVNIALIHQGAPILGVVQVPVQDKLYFASQDQGAFLEDAAGTEKITVNNCRQTDTGIRVVASRSHLNEDTQHFMDQLNDPEIVSMGSSLKLLAIAEGQADLYPRFAPTMEWDTAAAHAVVSEAGGKVLIKDSESPVIYNKPNLLNPHFLVTCQLGD from the coding sequence ATGAACCTTTCCCCCCTGCTAGAAGTAGCCAAAGTAGCGGCTAAAAATGCTGCTGTTGAGATCTTGGAAATTTACGAATCTGGTGACTTTTCTATAGAAGCCAAAGCCGACGAATCTCCACTAACAAAAGCAGATCAAGCCTCACATCTGGCCATCGTAGCCGAATTAGAAAAAACCAATCTCCCCATCCTCAGCGAAGAAGGCAGAGACATTCCTTACGAAGAAAGAAAGGACTGGGGCTATTTCTGGATGATAGACCCATTGGATGGCACCAAGGAGTTTATCAAACGCAACGGTGAGTTTACGGTCAACATTGCTTTGATCCATCAAGGCGCTCCTATCCTTGGGGTAGTTCAAGTTCCCGTGCAAGACAAGCTGTATTTTGCCAGCCAAGACCAAGGGGCTTTCCTCGAAGACGCAGCAGGCACTGAAAAAATCACAGTAAACAACTGTCGACAAACGGATACTGGGATCCGTGTGGTAGCCTCTCGCTCCCATCTCAACGAAGATACACAGCACTTTATGGATCAATTGAACGATCCTGAGATTGTTAGTATGGGCAGTTCCCTCAAATTATTGGCTATAGCCGAAGGACAAGCGGATCTCTATCCACGCTTTGCCCCTACCATGGAATGGGACACTGCTGCTGCACATGCAGTAGTTAGTGAAGCAGGAGGAAAAGTCCTTATAAAAGACTCCGAATCACCCGTAATCTACAACAAGCCAAACCTACTGAATCCACATTTTTTAGTGACTTGCCAGCTAGGAGATTAA
- a CDS encoding sulfate adenylyltransferase subunit 1, with protein MTDQNKITPHDNNSYLDMELLRFTTAGSVDDGKSTLIGRLLYDSKSIFEDQMDQVAKSSERKGLDHTDLALLTDGLKDEREQGITIDVAYRYFATPKRKFIIADTPGHIQYTRNMVTGASTANCALLLVDARKGVIEQTRRHSIIASLLQIPHVIVCVNKMDLVDYNQNTFEKIKEEYEAFASKLEVKDVRFIPISALNGDNVVNRSENMSWYEGSTLLYTLENLHIGSDHNHIDCRFPVQTVIRPKNDKYHDYRGYAGRIASGVFKPGDEITVEPSGFSSKIKSIDTYDGPLDEAFAPMSVSIQLEDDIDVGRGDMIVRTNNKPEPMQDIEAMVCWLNPQGPKPRAKYLIRHTTAEAKTMIKEISYKLDISTLHRNEEDKDIKANDICKMKLRTTKPLLADSYKKNRITGSLILVDEATNETVAAGMIV; from the coding sequence ATGACAGACCAGAATAAAATAACTCCACACGATAACAATTCTTACTTAGACATGGAATTGCTTCGCTTCACTACTGCTGGTAGTGTAGACGATGGTAAGAGTACATTGATTGGGCGCTTGCTTTATGATTCGAAATCTATTTTCGAAGATCAAATGGATCAAGTAGCCAAATCGAGTGAAAGAAAAGGTCTAGATCATACAGATCTAGCTTTGCTTACCGACGGACTCAAAGACGAACGAGAGCAAGGAATCACTATCGATGTAGCCTACAGATACTTCGCTACTCCAAAGAGGAAATTTATCATTGCAGACACCCCTGGCCACATTCAGTACACCAGAAATATGGTAACGGGTGCCTCTACTGCCAACTGCGCATTACTACTAGTGGACGCTAGAAAAGGCGTAATTGAGCAAACCAGAAGACACTCTATCATAGCCTCGCTGTTGCAAATCCCTCATGTAATTGTTTGTGTAAACAAAATGGACTTGGTGGATTATAATCAAAATACTTTTGAAAAAATCAAAGAGGAGTACGAAGCATTTGCTTCTAAACTTGAAGTAAAAGACGTTCGATTTATTCCTATTTCAGCATTGAATGGAGACAACGTAGTGAACCGTAGTGAAAACATGTCTTGGTACGAAGGGTCTACGCTACTTTACACATTAGAAAATCTACACATTGGTAGCGATCACAATCACATCGATTGCAGATTCCCTGTGCAGACTGTCATCAGACCTAAAAACGACAAATACCATGATTACCGTGGATATGCAGGGCGTATCGCCAGTGGTGTATTCAAACCAGGTGATGAAATCACAGTAGAGCCTTCTGGGTTCAGTTCTAAAATCAAATCGATCGATACCTACGACGGGCCACTCGACGAAGCCTTTGCTCCCATGTCTGTATCCATACAGCTGGAGGATGATATAGACGTCGGTCGTGGCGACATGATCGTCCGTACCAACAACAAACCTGAACCGATGCAAGACATCGAAGCTATGGTCTGCTGGCTAAACCCACAAGGGCCAAAGCCAAGAGCCAAATACTTGATCAGACATACTACGGCTGAAGCCAAAACGATGATCAAAGAAATTAGCTATAAGCTCGACATCAGTACCCTACATCGCAACGAAGAAGACAAGGACATCAAAGCCAATGACATTTGCAAAATGAAATTGCGCACTACCAAGCCTCTTTTAGCTGATTCTTACAAGAAAAACCGAATCACTGGGAGTTTGATTCTCGTAGACGAAGCCACCAACGAAACTGTGGCAGCAGGAATGATTGTATAG
- the cysD gene encoding sulfate adenylyltransferase subunit CysD gives MSNYNLTHIKELEAEAIYILREVFAQFENPAILFSGGKDSICVAHLAKKAFFPSKIPFPFVHVDTGHNFPETMEFRNKYVEELGVKLIVGSVQKSIDDGAAAEEKGKNANRNAIQTVTLLDTIEEHGFDACIGGARRDEEKARAKERFFSHRDEFGQWDPKNQRPELWNIFNGKCHQGENFRVFPLSNWTEMDVWQYILSENIALPSLYFAHERQVIRRSNTWLPVSEYIQIADNEEIVTKKIRFRTLGDITITGGDESDADTLEKIVDEVASARQTERGNREDDKRSETSMEDRKKQGYF, from the coding sequence ATGTCGAACTACAATCTTACTCATATCAAAGAGCTCGAAGCAGAAGCGATATATATCCTGCGCGAAGTCTTTGCTCAATTTGAGAACCCTGCCATACTTTTTTCTGGTGGAAAGGATTCCATTTGTGTAGCTCATTTGGCTAAAAAAGCCTTTTTCCCATCTAAAATCCCTTTCCCATTTGTACATGTGGATACAGGACACAACTTCCCTGAGACCATGGAGTTTAGAAATAAGTATGTGGAAGAACTTGGCGTTAAGTTGATTGTAGGGTCGGTTCAGAAGTCTATCGACGACGGAGCTGCGGCTGAAGAAAAAGGCAAAAACGCCAACCGAAACGCCATACAGACCGTCACCTTGCTAGACACTATCGAAGAGCATGGTTTTGATGCCTGTATTGGTGGAGCAAGAAGAGATGAAGAAAAAGCCAGAGCGAAAGAAAGATTTTTCTCACACAGAGATGAGTTTGGTCAATGGGATCCCAAAAATCAAAGACCTGAACTTTGGAATATCTTTAATGGTAAATGTCATCAAGGTGAAAACTTCAGAGTATTTCCTTTGAGTAACTGGACCGAAATGGACGTGTGGCAATATATTTTGTCTGAAAACATTGCCCTTCCAAGTCTATACTTTGCCCATGAGCGACAAGTAATCAGAAGAAGCAATACTTGGCTGCCAGTATCAGAGTATATCCAAATTGCAGACAATGAAGAAATTGTAACTAAGAAGATACGATTCAGAACATTGGGAGACATCACCATCACTGGTGGCGACGAATCTGATGCAGACACTTTAGAGAAGATCGTAGACGAAGTAGCATCCGCAAGACAAACCGAACGTGGCAACCGTGAAGATGACAAACGTTCCGAAACCTCTATGGAGGACAGAAAAAAACAAGGATACTTTTAG
- the cysC gene encoding adenylyl-sulfate kinase, whose translation MTENIIPHNHTIKQVDRINKLGYRPLLIWFVGLSGSGKSTLASGLETRLFNEGINTYILDGDNIRSGLNKDLDFSDESRKENLRRITEVSNLFVDAGTVVLTAFITPFKEERDKVREMMGDNYVEVFVSCPLEECEKRDVKGLYQKAREGKIKNFTGIDSPFEEPKNADIEIPSHKLSIEEGVQRIYDIVIGRIREGKEVGRGKSES comes from the coding sequence ATGACAGAAAACATCATCCCTCACAATCACACGATCAAACAAGTCGATCGAATCAATAAGTTGGGCTACCGCCCCCTTTTGATCTGGTTTGTTGGCCTTTCAGGTTCTGGCAAGTCTACACTAGCGAGTGGCTTAGAGACTCGTCTCTTCAATGAGGGTATCAATACCTACATATTGGATGGGGATAATATAAGAAGCGGTCTAAACAAAGATTTAGATTTTTCTGACGAAAGCAGAAAAGAGAATCTACGACGGATCACAGAGGTGTCCAACTTATTTGTAGACGCAGGCACCGTAGTACTAACGGCCTTCATTACACCATTCAAAGAAGAGCGAGACAAAGTACGCGAAATGATGGGCGACAACTATGTGGAGGTATTTGTGAGCTGTCCGCTCGAAGAATGTGAGAAAAGAGACGTAAAAGGACTCTATCAAAAAGCTCGTGAAGGAAAAATCAAGAACTTTACAGGAATAGACTCTCCTTTTGAAGAACCAAAAAATGCTGACATAGAAATCCCTTCTCACAAACTTTCGATCGAAGAGGGTGTTCAGCGCATATATGACATTGTTATTGGAAGAATAAGAGAGGGAAAGGAAGTCGGAAGAGGGAAGTCAGAAAGCTAG
- a CDS encoding DUF2061 domain-containing protein translates to MDSRVRHITKSFTWRVIASATTFSLTLAFFGKAEIAMASWLTLLETSIKIAIYYFHERIWFKLSTKLSHKMRHIAKALTWRVIASGTTFILALLLFGGHKDALEKATWIALIESVLKMALYYGHEEIWYRINLGLDDRQKENAA, encoded by the coding sequence ATGGACAGTAGGGTCAGACATATTACCAAATCATTCACTTGGCGCGTCATCGCTTCAGCGACTACATTTTCGCTCACTTTAGCTTTTTTTGGCAAGGCCGAAATCGCCATGGCGTCTTGGCTTACGCTTTTAGAGACCTCCATCAAAATCGCTATTTATTACTTTCACGAGCGCATTTGGTTTAAGCTAAGCACAAAACTCAGCCATAAAATGCGCCACATTGCCAAAGCACTTACTTGGCGAGTGATTGCATCAGGAACTACTTTTATTTTAGCTTTGCTCCTTTTTGGTGGACACAAAGATGCGCTAGAAAAAGCCACATGGATTGCATTGATCGAATCCGTATTGAAAATGGCGCTTTATTATGGACATGAAGAAATCTGGTACAGAATAAACCTAGGGCTAGACGACCGACAAAAAGAGAACGCGGCATGA
- a CDS encoding nucleotide sugar dehydrogenase, protein MGHKVAIIGLGYVGLPLAVATAEKYPVVGFDINAKRIEELRNGIDRTGEIEPEAFNAELDLQFTAKEENLASANFYIVTVPTPIDKNNNPDLSLLKSASQLIGKYLKSGDIVVYESTVFPGCTEDECVPVLEQYSGLKFNTDFYCGYSPERINPGDKDRGVKDILKVTSGSTLEIAEQVNQFYASIITAGTHKASSIKVAEAAKVIENAQRDINIAFVNELALIFNRIGIDTHEVLAAAATKWNFLPFKPGLVGGHCIGVDPYYLTHKAESVGYLPEVILAGRRINDNMGKHVANEVVKHMAKKGLEIVQANVLILGLTFKENCPDIRNTRVLDIADELTQYNVNVHIHDPLADTEEVKAEYGYELEGEITSGYSAYILAVAHDEFQSIDWKKLKTNAVIYDVKGILSREISDGSL, encoded by the coding sequence ATGGGACACAAAGTAGCAATCATAGGACTAGGCTATGTGGGCTTGCCACTGGCCGTAGCCACGGCCGAAAAATATCCAGTGGTAGGCTTCGACATCAATGCCAAAAGGATAGAAGAGCTCCGAAATGGCATCGACCGAACGGGTGAAATAGAACCCGAGGCTTTTAATGCAGAGCTGGATTTACAGTTTACAGCAAAAGAAGAAAATTTGGCTTCTGCTAATTTCTATATTGTAACGGTCCCTACTCCGATTGATAAAAACAACAACCCAGACCTATCCCTCCTGAAAAGCGCTTCTCAGCTCATCGGGAAGTATTTGAAATCTGGCGATATCGTAGTCTATGAATCCACAGTATTCCCAGGATGTACAGAAGACGAATGTGTACCTGTTTTGGAACAGTATTCGGGATTAAAATTCAACACCGACTTTTACTGTGGGTATTCACCCGAAAGGATCAATCCTGGAGATAAAGATCGAGGGGTTAAAGACATTTTAAAAGTAACCAGTGGCAGCACACTAGAAATTGCCGAACAGGTAAATCAGTTTTATGCATCTATCATCACAGCTGGTACACATAAGGCCTCTTCCATCAAAGTGGCAGAAGCAGCCAAAGTCATAGAAAATGCCCAGCGAGACATCAATATTGCATTTGTCAATGAGCTGGCACTGATATTCAACCGAATAGGCATAGACACTCATGAGGTCCTTGCCGCCGCCGCTACCAAATGGAATTTTTTACCTTTCAAACCAGGGCTCGTCGGGGGGCATTGTATCGGGGTAGATCCATACTACCTCACTCACAAGGCCGAAAGTGTCGGCTACTTGCCAGAGGTAATACTGGCAGGAAGACGGATCAATGACAACATGGGCAAACATGTGGCAAACGAGGTGGTAAAACACATGGCTAAAAAAGGCTTGGAAATCGTACAGGCCAACGTCCTCATATTGGGACTTACCTTTAAGGAAAACTGTCCTGACATTAGAAATACCAGAGTCCTAGATATTGCTGATGAACTCACACAGTACAATGTAAATGTGCATATCCACGACCCACTGGCAGATACTGAAGAGGTGAAAGCCGAATATGGGTATGAGCTTGAAGGCGAAATCACCTCTGGATACTCTGCTTATATTTTAGCTGTTGCTCATGATGAATTTCAATCCATCGACTGGAAAAAACTAAAAACAAACGCAGTGATATATGACGTGAAAGGCATCCTTTCAAGAGAAATTTCAGACGGCAGTTTATAG
- a CDS encoding UDP-glucuronic acid decarboxylase family protein: MTKKRVLITGGAGFLGSHLCDRFLKEGCHVIAMDNLITGSLDNIEHLFHREDFEFFNHDVSKFVHVPGDLDYIMHFASPASPIDYLKMPIQTLKVGSLGTHNLLGLAKAKGARMLIASTSEVYGDPLVHPQTEDYWGNVNPVGPRGVYDEAKRFQEAMTMAYHTFHGVETRIVRIFNTYGPRMRLDDGRVLPAFIGQALRGDDLTAFGDGSQTRSFCYVDDLVEGIYRLLLSDCPDPVNIGNPSEITINQFAEEILKLTGSKSKIAYKPLPMDDPKQRQPNITKAKEILGWEPKFSRSEGLKPTLEYFMKKVNG, translated from the coding sequence ATGACTAAAAAAAGAGTACTTATTACAGGAGGCGCTGGATTTCTCGGCTCTCACCTTTGCGATAGATTTTTGAAAGAAGGCTGCCATGTCATAGCCATGGACAACCTGATTACAGGCTCATTAGATAATATTGAGCACTTGTTTCATAGAGAAGATTTTGAATTCTTCAACCACGATGTGTCGAAGTTTGTCCATGTGCCAGGCGACTTGGACTACATCATGCACTTTGCATCCCCTGCCAGTCCGATCGATTATTTAAAAATGCCCATCCAAACCTTAAAAGTAGGCTCATTAGGCACACACAATTTGCTGGGATTGGCGAAAGCCAAAGGTGCTAGAATGCTCATCGCTTCTACCTCAGAAGTATATGGAGACCCGCTCGTACATCCTCAAACCGAAGACTACTGGGGCAATGTAAACCCTGTAGGCCCAAGAGGTGTCTACGACGAGGCCAAGCGTTTTCAAGAAGCCATGACGATGGCCTATCACACTTTCCACGGTGTAGAAACTAGAATTGTTAGAATTTTCAACACCTATGGCCCAAGAATGCGCTTGGACGATGGGCGTGTACTTCCAGCTTTCATCGGACAGGCACTCAGAGGAGACGACCTTACTGCTTTTGGTGATGGCTCACAAACAAGATCTTTCTGCTATGTGGACGATCTCGTGGAGGGCATCTATCGCCTCTTGCTCAGCGACTGCCCCGACCCTGTGAACATTGGTAACCCTAGCGAAATCACCATCAATCAGTTTGCAGAAGAAATTTTGAAACTGACAGGCAGCAAGTCCAAAATCGCCTACAAGCCGCTACCCATGGACGATCCTAAGCAGCGTCAGCCAAACATCACAAAAGCAAAAGAAATATTGGGCTGGGAACCAAAATTTTCCAGAAGTGAAGGCCTAAAGCCAACGCTTGAATATTTCATGAAAAAAGTAAACGGCTAA
- the rfbC gene encoding dTDP-4-dehydrorhamnose 3,5-epimerase, with amino-acid sequence MKIEALPLSGAFLINPTIHNDKRGYFFEWFNIQTFESKTGIDFKPVQFNCSKSAKGVLRGMHFQTPPHAQAKLVTATKGEIQDVIIDLRKKSPTFGQHYSTILSEEKKNQLYVPKGFAHGFLVLSKEAEIFYAIDNFYAPDHEDGVCYNDPTLNINWMLDEEELILSDKDKIYSAFASAPLNF; translated from the coding sequence ATGAAAATAGAAGCTCTCCCGCTCTCTGGAGCCTTTTTGATAAACCCTACGATACACAACGACAAACGGGGCTATTTTTTCGAATGGTTTAATATACAAACGTTCGAATCGAAGACTGGCATTGACTTTAAGCCCGTGCAATTCAACTGTTCCAAGTCTGCCAAAGGGGTACTACGCGGAATGCACTTTCAGACACCTCCACATGCACAAGCCAAACTAGTAACTGCCACGAAAGGCGAAATACAAGACGTCATTATTGATCTCAGAAAAAAATCACCAACCTTTGGTCAGCATTATTCGACCATACTCTCCGAAGAAAAAAAGAATCAACTCTATGTTCCCAAAGGCTTTGCGCATGGGTTTCTGGTGCTCTCAAAAGAGGCCGAGATATTTTATGCCATAGACAACTTCTATGCGCCAGATCATGAGGATGGAGTGTGCTACAATGACCCTACACTAAATATAAACTGGATGTTGGATGAGGAGGAATTAATCCTTTCCGACAAAGACAAAATCTACAGCGCATTTGCTAGTGCGCCATTAAATTTTTAA